A window of the Xiashengella succiniciproducens genome harbors these coding sequences:
- a CDS encoding tyrosine-type recombinase/integrase, with amino-acid sequence MASIFVFSVLHKGCRRIALKADSYVPESDFDLITRSLPDRAYSKSLKCWHVPYREDYRLWLTKVYERATDLEIIFSNGEKGAVQDDKPEKDKAVDSKSLANNVEVVTSVMKGTYGEELVARVAVDKAHKKFYVEQSYNTSVFDALSRLNLGTYVKQDRRWVFPGDNVIYVQVIEILRGFGIKPQVVSLAKSEQRANFPHSFELLSKRFAETMLLRRLSLRTQEIYQHCFHIFLQDHKKIVVEELTYGDLFSYIKRQAILLSATQLKQMIAAIKFFYERVLGRDKMFFPLAKKTEVRKTTLFLPYTEIRSLLDGIASPGDRMLLFLVYHANLPLNEICTLSKDAEQIFQGPCRMPGNNALALEYYTNLVAELKQTYALKAFLFEDNEKPYSLKTIKGKLYRILGHYKLAPIYRKQYEVILKQSSLSSKTQVMYLSAFMRFLDYYNYKHPVFITDEEVRDYLLLNRGRSASQQDILVSSLKFFFERIHNQTLSDKHVVRPRKGFYLPDFFSLAEISAMLNTTTNLKHKLLIAIGYTAGLRRSEIRNLRLRDVDLKRNLLFIKDSKGKRDRYTLFSQHLHEWLKTYLDQAKPKVYLFEGSRPGTQYSTTSMALILKKMARSAGIQRKVHMHMLRHSFATHLLEEGRDIRYVQELLGHQSIKTTERYTHIINDALLNVASPFDRMVAQSGLYGIKPHNPP; translated from the coding sequence ATGGCTAGCATATTTGTCTTTTCAGTTTTGCATAAAGGATGTCGGCGTATAGCCCTAAAGGCAGATTCCTATGTTCCGGAATCTGATTTTGATCTTATTACACGCAGCCTGCCTGACCGGGCTTATAGTAAATCCTTGAAATGCTGGCATGTGCCATATCGCGAAGATTACCGCCTTTGGTTAACAAAGGTGTATGAGCGAGCTACTGATTTGGAAATTATTTTCAGCAATGGGGAGAAGGGGGCTGTGCAGGACGATAAACCGGAAAAGGACAAGGCAGTTGATTCGAAGTCTCTTGCCAATAATGTTGAAGTAGTGACCTCGGTGATGAAGGGAACCTACGGGGAGGAGCTGGTTGCACGAGTGGCTGTTGATAAGGCACATAAAAAATTCTATGTAGAACAAAGTTATAACACTTCCGTTTTTGATGCTTTGAGCCGCTTGAATCTCGGCACTTATGTGAAACAAGACAGGCGATGGGTCTTTCCTGGCGATAATGTGATTTATGTTCAGGTCATAGAGATTTTGAGGGGTTTTGGCATTAAGCCTCAAGTGGTTTCTTTAGCAAAGTCAGAGCAGAGAGCCAATTTCCCGCATAGCTTTGAACTGCTGTCCAAACGTTTTGCCGAAACAATGTTATTGAGGCGTTTGAGCCTTCGAACACAAGAAATATATCAGCATTGCTTTCATATATTTTTGCAGGATCATAAAAAGATAGTAGTAGAGGAGCTGACGTATGGTGATTTATTTAGCTATATAAAAAGACAGGCCATTCTGCTTTCCGCCACCCAACTTAAGCAGATGATCGCTGCGATTAAATTCTTTTATGAGAGAGTCTTGGGCCGGGATAAGATGTTTTTTCCGCTTGCGAAAAAAACGGAGGTACGAAAGACGACGCTCTTCCTTCCCTATACCGAAATTCGCTCGTTGCTCGATGGCATTGCTTCGCCTGGCGATCGTATGTTGCTTTTCCTGGTGTATCATGCCAACCTGCCTTTAAATGAAATTTGTACTTTGTCGAAAGATGCAGAGCAAATTTTTCAGGGCCCCTGTCGAATGCCAGGAAACAATGCGTTAGCACTTGAATATTACACCAATTTAGTAGCCGAGTTGAAGCAAACTTATGCATTAAAAGCTTTCCTATTTGAAGATAATGAAAAGCCTTATTCTTTGAAGACTATAAAGGGGAAGCTCTATCGTATTTTAGGACATTATAAGTTGGCACCGATATATCGTAAACAGTACGAGGTAATTCTAAAGCAAAGTAGTTTGAGTTCTAAGACACAGGTGATGTACCTGAGTGCCTTTATGAGGTTTTTAGACTATTACAACTATAAGCATCCGGTATTTATCACAGATGAAGAAGTGCGCGATTATTTGCTGTTGAACAGGGGAAGATCGGCTTCCCAGCAAGATATCTTGGTGAGTAGTCTCAAGTTTTTCTTTGAGCGTATCCACAATCAGACGCTTTCAGATAAGCACGTGGTGCGTCCCAGAAAGGGTTTCTATTTGCCCGATTTCTTCTCATTGGCGGAGATTTCCGCTATGCTCAACACAACTACCAATTTAAAACATAAGCTGTTAATAGCCATTGGCTACACAGCAGGTCTGCGTCGATCCGAAATTCGCAATCTGAGATTGAGAGATGTAGATTTGAAACGTAATTTACTGTTTATAAAGGACTCAAAAGGCAAACGTGATAGATATACCTTATTTTCGCAGCACCTACATGAATGGTTAAAAACCTACTTGGATCAAGCCAAACCTAAGGTCTATCTGTTTGAGGGATCTCGCCCAGGAACCCAATACAGCACAACCAGTATGGCCCTGATTTTAAAGAAGATGGCCAGATCAGCAGGCATTCAACGTAAGGTTCACATGCACATGCTTCGCCATAGTTTTGCCACCCATTTGCTGGAAGAGGGGCGTGATATCCGGTACGTGCAAGAGTTGCTGGGTCATCAAAGTATCAAAACCACAGAGCGCTACACCCATATAATTAATGATGCCTTACTTAATGTTGCTAGTCCATTCGACCGTATGGTTGCCCAATCAGGTTTGTATGGAATAAAACCTCATAATCCTCCCTAA
- a CDS encoding cysteate synthase: MNGEFIPTQYLLQSVKTGQQFCDKGWTLDAPNEKEPSLIRTIYEEVQINLKDPSLGLFRFYDWLPVMRYLEGSSAPVTYKSQGLGDHLGLENLFVTFSGYWPEKGVRMRTCSFKETEAYSVCGRIPENAKGVLVVASAGNTARAFARVCSDNKMPLLLCIPEDALDAMWFDTPIDSKYVKLVCTRSGSDYFDAIHLSNKIVTLPDFYAEGGARNVARRDGMGTTTLSAVTTIGRIPDYYFQAIGSGTGAIAAWEAVDRLMVDGRFGTNKMKLMVSQNDPFLAIYNAWKAGSRQLIPIDDDEARRQSEAIVAKVLANRFPPYPVHGGLYDCLKASGGDVLKVTNDEALAAADLFKDLEGIDILPAAAVAVASLINVVKEGRIAKDATIMLNITGGGKERFMSEHDIVYMQPDHVFEINPPAEEIKKVMNKLF; encoded by the coding sequence ATGAACGGGGAATTTATACCTACACAATATTTGTTGCAATCAGTAAAGACGGGACAGCAGTTCTGTGACAAGGGCTGGACACTGGATGCACCTAATGAGAAAGAGCCATCACTCATAAGAACAATTTATGAGGAGGTTCAAATCAACCTGAAAGACCCGTCATTAGGCCTATTCCGCTTTTATGACTGGCTACCTGTAATGCGTTATCTGGAAGGTTCATCTGCCCCTGTAACATACAAAAGCCAGGGGCTTGGAGACCATCTGGGGTTAGAGAATCTGTTCGTTACCTTCAGTGGTTATTGGCCTGAAAAAGGTGTACGGATGCGTACCTGCTCATTCAAGGAAACAGAGGCCTATTCAGTTTGCGGCCGTATTCCCGAGAATGCAAAAGGGGTACTCGTTGTGGCCTCAGCAGGTAATACAGCCCGTGCCTTTGCCAGAGTTTGTTCGGACAACAAGATGCCGCTTTTGCTGTGCATCCCAGAGGATGCACTTGATGCGATGTGGTTTGATACCCCAATTGACTCAAAGTATGTAAAACTTGTATGTACCCGTTCAGGCAGTGATTACTTCGATGCAATTCACCTTTCAAATAAGATAGTTACTCTGCCCGACTTCTATGCCGAAGGAGGAGCAAGAAACGTAGCTCGTCGTGACGGGATGGGTACCACTACCCTATCTGCAGTTACCACTATAGGCCGAATTCCGGATTATTACTTCCAGGCAATTGGAAGCGGAACAGGTGCCATAGCTGCTTGGGAAGCAGTTGACCGTCTAATGGTTGACGGCCGTTTTGGCACAAATAAGATGAAGTTGATGGTTTCACAAAATGATCCCTTCCTTGCGATCTATAATGCATGGAAAGCCGGATCACGTCAGTTGATACCAATAGATGATGACGAAGCTCGTCGTCAATCGGAAGCCATAGTAGCAAAAGTGCTTGCCAATCGTTTCCCACCCTATCCGGTACACGGAGGACTGTATGACTGTCTGAAGGCAAGTGGTGGAGATGTTCTGAAAGTGACCAACGACGAAGCACTGGCTGCAGCCGATCTGTTCAAGGACCTTGAAGGCATAGATATATTACCAGCCGCGGCAGTTGCCGTTGCCTCTCTGATTAATGTTGTTAAAGAGGGTCGGATTGCAAAAGATGCAACAATAATGCTGAATATAACTGGAGGTGGTAAAGAGCGCTTTATGTCAGAGCATGATATAGTATATATGCAGCCTGACCATGTATTTGAAATCAACCCTCCGGCAGAAGAGATCAAGAAAGTAATGAACAAACTATTCTGA
- the omp85 gene encoding Omp85 family outer membrane protein, giving the protein MRKIFAIAILLAVVGQAGAQDDTSEVKTGWNFGLLPAVSFDSDLGYQYGGLINLYQYGDGSRYPKYDHSLYFEVSRYTKGSGIYRFYYDSDRLLDNVRITADVSYLPDQAYDFFGFNGYESVYRKEWIDESSPEYRTRMFYKMQQKLFRFKTDFQGALSGESLRWIAGMNLLNFSISSVDIDRLNKGKSDEDKLPPVKDMPGLYELYQEWGLISEEEADGGFVPELKAGVVYDTRDNRPNPMKGMWTEAVIIAAPEFLGAESGFMKFSLMHRQYFTLIPEDLSFAYRIGWQQTLAGEVPFYYQSQIVTSVMTGASSTGLGGARSLRGMMRNRVVGDGFVFSNFEMRWKPLYFRAIKQNFYLGLNGFMDAGMAVGLINIKDKLDPATASNSDYFDFGAEELHISYGAGLRLAMNKNFIIAVDYGISADKRDGDSGLYIGLNYLF; this is encoded by the coding sequence ATGCGAAAGATCTTTGCCATAGCCATCCTCCTGGCCGTCGTCGGCCAGGCAGGTGCTCAGGATGACACTTCAGAGGTGAAGACAGGATGGAACTTTGGCCTTCTTCCTGCTGTCTCATTTGACTCGGATCTGGGATATCAGTACGGGGGATTGATTAACCTTTATCAATATGGTGACGGAAGTCGTTATCCCAAGTATGACCATTCCCTGTATTTTGAGGTTTCCCGTTACACGAAGGGCAGTGGCATTTACCGCTTTTATTATGATTCCGACCGCCTTCTTGATAATGTAAGAATCACAGCTGATGTGAGTTATTTGCCCGATCAGGCATACGACTTTTTTGGCTTCAACGGATATGAGTCAGTGTACCGAAAAGAGTGGATTGACGAGAGCTCTCCGGAATACAGAACACGCATGTTCTACAAGATGCAGCAGAAGCTCTTCCGCTTCAAGACCGACTTTCAGGGCGCATTGAGTGGCGAATCACTGCGATGGATTGCTGGAATGAATCTTCTGAATTTCAGCATTTCTTCTGTTGATATTGACAGGTTGAATAAAGGTAAGTCGGATGAAGACAAGCTCCCCCCGGTAAAAGATATGCCAGGCTTGTATGAACTTTACCAGGAGTGGGGACTGATTTCTGAGGAGGAGGCTGATGGCGGATTTGTTCCCGAGCTGAAAGCCGGTGTTGTCTATGATACACGTGATAACAGGCCCAACCCAATGAAGGGTATGTGGACTGAGGCTGTAATTATAGCAGCACCTGAATTCCTAGGCGCAGAAAGCGGTTTCATGAAGTTTTCCCTGATGCACCGTCAATATTTTACCCTGATTCCTGAGGATCTGTCGTTTGCATATCGCATTGGATGGCAACAGACTCTTGCAGGGGAGGTCCCCTTTTATTACCAGTCGCAGATCGTTACTTCGGTTATGACCGGAGCATCTTCAACAGGTCTGGGCGGAGCCCGTTCTCTGAGAGGTATGATGCGCAACAGGGTTGTCGGCGACGGTTTTGTGTTCTCCAATTTCGAGATGAGGTGGAAGCCATTGTATTTCAGGGCCATCAAACAGAACTTCTATCTTGGTCTGAATGGTTTTATGGATGCAGGTATGGCTGTTGGTTTGATCAATATTAAGGATAAGCTTGACCCGGCAACTGCTTCTAATTCTGATTATTTCGATTTTGGGGCTGAGGAGCTTCATATTAGCTATGGTGCCGGACTAAGACTGGCGATGAACAAGAACTTTATCATCGCAGTGGATTATGGTATCTCAGCTGATAAAAGGGATGGAGATTCTGGACTCTACATCGGTCTGAATTACCTGTTTTAA